The DNA region AGCGCATGCGGCCGTCGGCGCCGACGCGCTTGGACTTGTTGAACGAGGTTGGGTCGAGCCCAGCACGGCGTGCGAGACCGGAAGGCGTCAGCGCGTGCTGCTCCGCCAGCCTGTCAATCGCGGCCCATATGCTGTCATGCGAAAGCATTTTTCGCGCCCCACCTTTAACCGGCAGGTCGGATGGGTCCTGTCCGGCAGTCGCCAGAACCATACTGGAGCGGAAACGCCGAGTAAAGCGAAAAGGAATAAAATCCTCAACAATGGAGGTTGATCAGGCCACCATCGCCATGTTGATCTTGCCGAGCTGGATGACCGCCTGGGTCCGGCTGTCGACCTTGAGCTTCAAGAGGATGGCCGAGACATGGGCCTTGATCGTCGCTTCGGATACCCCCAGCTCATAGGCAATCTGCTTGTTGAGCAGGCCTTCGCCCAGCATGCCGAGCACGCGGCTCTGCTGTGGCGTGAGCGTGCGCAGGCGGTTGATCAGATCGGCGACATCAGGGTCGGTCTCCTGCCCACCGGTATAACTGGCGGGCGTTGCGATATCGCCTTCCAGAACCGACTGGATTCCAGCCCGGATGTCCTCGATCCCGGCCGATTTCGAGATGAAGCCGGAGGCGCCGAGCTCCAGTGCGCGGCGGATGGTGACGGGATCGTCGGTCGCAGACACGATGACCAGCGGCAGGCTGGCGAATTCGGCCCGAAGCGCCATCAGGCCGGAAAAGCCGGAGACGCCCGGCATGGCAAGATCGAGCAGCATGAGATCGGCATCGGGATGACTGGCGGCCGCCTTGCGCGCCGCCTCGAAATCGCCCGCCTCAATGATGGTCTGGTTTCCGTCTATGCCCGTGACCGCCTGGCGCAGGGCGCCGCGAAACAGCGGATGATCGTCAGCGATGATGAAGGTCGATGCAGCCATGTCAAAGCCCCCTCCCAAGAGCGTTGTCATTTGCGCGTGATCGCGTCTTCATCTTTTAGCGCTTGCTGCGGCACTAGACAATGGTTGTGCGACGATTGGCACACGCGGTGCCATGCGCGTCAGGTTCTGTCGGGCGCGGGCTTGTTCTCTTCGCCCCGGAATTCTTGCACCAGGTTGAAGAAGGCGCGCATGAAGCGTTCCATGATGCCGATCGATCGGTCGATTTCCGCATCGCTCGGCAAGGGGGCGCTGGCGGCCGGGCGTCCGCTCGCCAGTTGCTGCTCCAGTGCCTCCACGCGCTTCTCCAGTCGGGCGAGATCGGCATCGTAGGCCGCACGTTCATCGGCGCCCATCCGGCAGGTCAGAGTGCCTTCAGCCTCGGTGCAAAGCGTAACCGCTCCGGTCTGGCGGTCGAGCCGGACGAAGCCGCTATCGGATTTTTCCAATGTGTAGCGGTCGGCGACACCGTCCTGAGCCAGGACCGGTGCGGCGAACCGCAATGGAGCGAGACTTGTGACCGCGAGCAGCAGAATTGCGGGTTGGGAAAAACGCATGGTGACCTCCTCTTGATCGGGACCGCAGGCCTGCGGCGTGGACATTTGGCGCGGTTTCCGGCAAACCGCAGCCCGACGCCTGATCAACGAGAGAGGAGCCGGACCGTGGTGAAAACCATATACAAGATCGTGCCGCAGGAATTGTGGCGACAAGCCCGGCAAGAAGGTGTTTTCCGGGGCGCTCCGATCGACCTGAAGGACGGCTACATCCATTTCTCCACCGGGTCACAGGCCGTGGAGACGGCGCGGCTGCATTTTTCCGGCGAAGCGGACCTTGTGCTGGTGGCGGTGGATGCGGGTGTCTTTGGCGAGGCCTTGAAATGGGAACCGTCGCGCGGCGGCGATCTTTTCCCGCATCTGTTCGCCGATCTGCCGCTCGATGCCGTGCTCTGGGAAAAGCCGCTGCCGCTCGGGGCTGATGGCGTCCACGTATTTCCCGCCGACATGAAGGAGGCTTGACCGATGCCCGATCTTTTCTCGCTCGGCCGTCGTGGCCTCTTCCTTTTCGATGCCGAGACGGCCCATGGCCTGTCGATCGCAGGGCTGAAGACGGGCCTCGTACCCGCTTGCCGGACCGCTGCCGATCCGCGCCTCGCCCAGACTGTTGCCGGCATTCGTTTCGCCAATCCGCTCGGCATGGCCGCCGGCTATGACAAGAATGCAGAAGTGCCGGATGCGCTGCTCTCGCTCGGCTTCGGTTTCGCCGAAGTCGGCACGCTGACGCCCAAGGCCCAATCCGGCAATCCGAAGCCGCGCATCTTCCGGTTGGAGCGCGATCGCGCCGTGATAAACCGCCTCGGCTTCAACAACGAAGGCCACGACGCAGCGCTCGCGCGGCTATCGGCGAGAGGCAACCGCGCTGGCATCGTCGGCGTCAATATCGGCGCCAACAAGGATGCGGCAGACCGCGTGGCCGACTATGTCGCCGGGATCCGCCGCTTCTATTCGGTGGCGAGCTATTTCACCGCCAACATCTCCTCGCCCAATACGCCGGGTCTTCGAGACCTGCAGGCCAAGGAGAGCCTGGACGCGCTCCTTTCCGCCGTGCTGGCCGCCCGCGCGGAAGAAGCGATCCGGGCTGGCAAACGCCTGCCGGTCTTCCTGAAGATCGCACCCGATCTCGCCGAGGAAGGTTTGGACGACATCGCCGAGGTGGCGCTTGCCCATGATCTTGACGGTCTGATCGTTTCCAACACCACTCTGTCACGCGATGGCCTCACCGACCGCACCCATGCCGGAGAGGCGGGCGGCTTGTCCGGCGCGCCGCTCTTCGACAAGTCGACTGCGGTTCTGGCACGCATGCGCAACCGGGTCGGTTCCGCTCTTCCGATCATCGGTGTCGGGGGTGTGTCATCGGCCGAAACGGCACTTGAGAAGATCCGGGCGGGTGCGGATCTTGTCCAGCTCTATTCCTGCATGGTCTATGAAGGCCCGGCGCTTCCCGGCCGGATCGTCAAGGGGCTTTCCGCGCTCCTCGATCGGGAAGGCGTGTCGAACATCCGCGATTTGCGCGATACGCGACTCGATCACTGGCTCTCCGCGAAGGTCTGATCGGCCTTCGCTTTCAGTCGCGACAGGAGCAGCAGCCCGCGGAGCGCCAGGAACACGTTGAGCGCCATCCAGAGCCCATGATTGCCGAGAAGCGGCACGAGCATGGCGACGCTCGCGAGGTAGCCGAGAAGCGCGAGGATCATCATATTGCGCATCTCGGACGACCAGGTGGCGCCGATGAAGACGCCGTCCATTTGGAAGGCAAGCGCGCCGGTGAGCGCGGTCAGCGCCGCATAGGGCAGGTAGGTTTCGGCAAGCGCCCTGACTTCGCCGGCGGTGGTGATGAAGGCGATGATCGCGTCGCCAAAGGCGAGGAAGAAGCCGAGGCTTGCAACAGCCAGACCGAAGGACCACAGCCCGGTCAATTGCACCGCCTTGGTGAATGCCGGCCGATAACGTGCACCGACAGCCTCGCCGACGATCTGTTCGGCGGCAGTCGCCATGCCGTCGAGGTAGAAACTCGAGATCATGAAGAAGTTCATCAGCACCGCATTGGCAGCCAGTGTCACCGCGCCAAAGCCGGAGCCGATGCGGGTCATCACCGTGAAAGCCGTGATCAGCGAGAAGGTGCGAATAAGGATGTCGCGGTTGAGGCGGAAGAGCGCCAGCAGTTTGGCACCATCCGTCAACATCGTGAGGCGGGGCAGGGCCGCTGATTTATAGCGCCAGAAGATGAAACTGATGCCGGCCAACATAGCGACGGTTTCGCCGATCACCGTGCCCCAGGCGACGCCGCTTATGCCATAGCCGAAGGTAAGGCCGAGCAGGATCGACATGACGATGTTAACGCCGTTGAGCAGGATCTGCAGCGCCAGTCCGATGGACCCCAGCCCGCGCCCGAGCACGAAGCCAAGCAGGGTGAAGTTGGCAAGCGTCACCGGCGCGGACAGGATGCGGATGCCGATATAGGTCGCCGCCGCCGTCTGAACGTCTTCGGTGGCGCCCATCAGGGCTGGGCCGCCACGGATGATCAGGGGCGACGCAAGCAGGATCAACAGCCCGAAAACGATCGAGAGTGCGATCGATCGCCAGAAGACAGCGAAGAGCTCGCCCGTTTCACCACGCCCCTGCGCCTGCGCCACGAGT from Rhizobium glycinendophyticum includes:
- a CDS encoding response regulator gives rise to the protein MAASTFIIADDHPLFRGALRQAVTGIDGNQTIIEAGDFEAARKAAASHPDADLMLLDLAMPGVSGFSGLMALRAEFASLPLVIVSATDDPVTIRRALELGASGFISKSAGIEDIRAGIQSVLEGDIATPASYTGGQETDPDVADLINRLRTLTPQQSRVLGMLGEGLLNKQIAYELGVSEATIKAHVSAILLKLKVDSRTQAVIQLGKINMAMVA
- a CDS encoding MATE family efflux transporter, which encodes MNSSPSPIRTFTVTNQSVLAIAVPMTLGFVTTPLLGLTDTAVVGRSGSAEALAGLAIAAALFDLLFASLNFLRASTTALVAQAQGRGETGELFAVFWRSIALSIVFGLLILLASPLIIRGGPALMGATEDVQTAAATYIGIRILSAPVTLANFTLLGFVLGRGLGSIGLALQILLNGVNIVMSILLGLTFGYGISGVAWGTVIGETVAMLAGISFIFWRYKSAALPRLTMLTDGAKLLALFRLNRDILIRTFSLITAFTVMTRIGSGFGAVTLAANAVLMNFFMISSFYLDGMATAAEQIVGEAVGARYRPAFTKAVQLTGLWSFGLAVASLGFFLAFGDAIIAFITTAGEVRALAETYLPYAALTALTGALAFQMDGVFIGATWSSEMRNMMILALLGYLASVAMLVPLLGNHGLWMALNVFLALRGLLLLSRLKAKADQTFAESQ
- a CDS encoding DUF952 domain-containing protein — its product is MVKTIYKIVPQELWRQARQEGVFRGAPIDLKDGYIHFSTGSQAVETARLHFSGEADLVLVAVDAGVFGEALKWEPSRGGDLFPHLFADLPLDAVLWEKPLPLGADGVHVFPADMKEA
- a CDS encoding quinone-dependent dihydroorotate dehydrogenase, giving the protein MPDLFSLGRRGLFLFDAETAHGLSIAGLKTGLVPACRTAADPRLAQTVAGIRFANPLGMAAGYDKNAEVPDALLSLGFGFAEVGTLTPKAQSGNPKPRIFRLERDRAVINRLGFNNEGHDAALARLSARGNRAGIVGVNIGANKDAADRVADYVAGIRRFYSVASYFTANISSPNTPGLRDLQAKESLDALLSAVLAARAEEAIRAGKRLPVFLKIAPDLAEEGLDDIAEVALAHDLDGLIVSNTTLSRDGLTDRTHAGEAGGLSGAPLFDKSTAVLARMRNRVGSALPIIGVGGVSSAETALEKIRAGADLVQLYSCMVYEGPALPGRIVKGLSALLDREGVSNIRDLRDTRLDHWLSAKV